TTAACGGAATACGTTACCCAACGTTAGCCACCTCAGCGAAAGAGATGACAAAAGGACGAACGTGATCATGTCCGTCATCTTTCGAAGACGGTTTTAATTAACTTTATCTTTTGAGAACGAAAATAGAAATCAAGATATCTTTTAAGGACGATTTCAACTATTAACTCAATCTCTTAAATATCAAATTAGCTTATGGACACGTACGGCAAACATAGCTGAAAATCGAGTAGAGGGAAAAGCCCAACGAAATTGAGGTCAGGCCCAATTGGGAAAGTGGAGGCCCAAACCCACAGTACCTTCACgaccaaaaacaaaataaacccACAGTACCTTGCAAAATACGCGATTTTGTTTTTGTGATTCGTTTTCTCCCTTACAGTATACAGAGACCGTCTCACCTTCTCTGCTGAGTGCTGAGTCACGAAATTATGGATGCAGATTCACACTGACGTTCACTTCTCTTGCTCTCCTCGTTTTCCACAATTTTTCGCGCGCACCTCCGTACTAGAGATCTGATCCCCGATACGCGTCGCCGTTTTGTGCGCAGAGCCATTCGTGAATCGTTTCATGCTCTAATTTCCTGTGACTCCACGGTTCCCATCGCTTCTGCCGAATCGGAAGATGGGATTAGTGTTCACGAAATTGTTTTCGTCCCTCTTCGGTAACAAGGAAGCTCGAATCCTCGTTCTCGGCCTCGACAATGCCGGAAAAACTACCATCCTCTGTATGCACTTCTTCCTTTcagcttctctctctctctctctctctctctctctctctctctctcttcgaaTTTTACTACTCCTTCTGTTTCGTTGTTAATTTGTTGGTTATTCTCGTACATTTCCTCTCAGATCGGCTTCAGATGGGTGAAGTTGTGTCAACGATTCCAAGTTAGTACTCGATCTCGTTTTAGATTCATTTGCCTCAGCTCATTTAGATTTATTTCCGTTCATTTTACGGATATCGTTTATCTTCGTGTGTGCATGCTGCTTGTGCTTTGCTTATACGAGCTTCTGTGTCGTGACTGACggatttattttttgatttgaCAATTTGATGCAGCAATCGGGTTTAATGTTGAAACCGTGCAATATAACAACATTAAATTTCAAGTTTGGGATTTAGGTAACAATTTTACTCATCTTGATTCAATGCAAATGTTTTTTGCGCATTTGTTGTACTGGTTTGGAACCGATTAAAGAGATTATTATAAATGTATGCCAGTTTAGAAACTTGGCATCCCGTGATCAGAAATTACTTAGTATTGGAGACATAGTCAACTTAAGACTGGTGAATAAAACCATGGTTTTGATGACATACACTGTTAAATTTTGTGTCTGTGTTTCTGAATTGTGCAGGGGGATTCATCCCTGGTTGGCTGTATACAAACAATGTGAAATTCCTCTATCTCATGCTAAATACATTCCTACTGCTAGTTATAATGCACTGCCTTAACAAAATGAGATGCCATAGCTTAGTCTTCTTTTGAATATAAATATCTTTATTCTGTATAAATTGGTAATTTggtatttttgaaatttgatggAGTTTGGGTAAAGATTAAAAAGCAATGAAAACCTTGAGAATAACATGATCATGATCTCTCCATATTCAATCCTCAAATGCTGTTTTTGATTATGCATTCTCACTTTCTATGTTTTGAAGAAAATAACTACCTTTACTTGGAGATATATTGATACTTCAATATAGTCATTGCTTTCAatcattcaaattttttcattGTTTACATGAGACTTCATATGTAGCAAACAACGATgacttttttcttatttctaataCTGATACCAAAACTCTTCTTATACAGGTGGGCAAACCAGTATCAGGTAAGccattttatttcatttttgcTTCTTTCTAACtgataaagaagatgtatgatATTAATCCTTACTAAATTAATATTAGGGTGACTTTTTGTATGTTTTGGAATGCTGCACCAATTTGCATTTGTTTTATTCATTCTTATTTAATGTGAATATGTACTACAATAGTTATTTAGGATGCTAAAGGATTTGGACTTAACAATTTGTTTTGTACTACATATTTTGGCCTCTAGACTTGACGTGGCTACTAAACTCTTTGACTTGTGTGTATGACTATAACGAAAGTTCCCTCTACATTTAGTATATAAAAGTACCAATCCTTATTTGGATAATCAATTTTTGTGTTTAGAATGATATATATATCTGGAATTTAATTGAATTAATATTTAGCAAAGAAAAACATACATAAAGACAACTGGACAATGTTGTTGGTTACAATGTGTTTGTTGATTATATATATGATCACAAACTATACAGAAGTTTTGATATCACTGACTAATCCTATGAGTTTGAAATTATGGTGGCACTAGTAGCACCTTGTGGGAAGAAACATATTACTAAGACTAAACATCAACTAGCCATGCTTTGTGGATGCAGAGATAAACTtctgttattttaatttattttttgggcTACATTCAGTTTCAACTTAAAATCCAGTggtttgaaaattttgaactGTGTCATTTGCCTTTGCTTgtactatttatttttttccttgttGAGCATCCTGTAACCATCCTATGCTTAATCCCCTCCATGTTATTCCAAAAAACTGCATGTGATAAGCATGTGCAGCATAAAACTACTTCATTTTAATTTAAGGCATTTCAATGCCCAAAATGTTTGCATTTATTGTTTGCCTTGCTTCTCATAGACAAAGAAAGGTATAATGGCTACTGAATATAACTCTCTTTTATGTCTAGTCTCCATTGCTTTTACCAATCTTTTTGCTTATGGTGTATTGCCGTGGTTTTCTTTCTAGGCCATATTGGAGGTGTTACTTTCCAAATACTCAAGCAATAATCTATGTTGTTGATTCGAGTGATACCGATAGGCTTGTGATAGCTAAGGAAGAGTTCCATGCTATTCTGGAGGTATGTTGTTCCTCATTTGCATTTTGCATCAATGCTGATCAAAGAACTTGGTGTGAATGATTCTTAAAATTCTCTTATACCTATAACAAGCCGCTGAGCGGTGGTGATGAGTTATacttctaataataatatagtttAGTTGTCACATGACCTGGATAAAGGTAAAGCTTTAGTAATAGCAGTTGTGCTGCCTATGgttgtaatttaatttttataaaaatactccatactaattattttatctGAACCCTTTTTGTCAGGAAGAAGAGCTAAAGGGTGCAGTTGTTCTCATTTTTGCAAACAAACAGGTGAAAATTTTATCTATATTTGTTGGATTCTCATAACAAGGAGgactaagaaataaaatatttaaagttaGCAAGCTGGTAATATTACTATAAATCTTTGTTGAGTGACATGATGCAAAAGCATATATTCAATATTCACTTTAAGTACTTTTATGTGTATGCACATTTTTGACATTGAATATGCTCTATGCATAATATTGGttctttaaaatttatttttcttgcgtACCTTTTTTATGTTTCACCATCTCTTTCCTCTATACAGGACCTTCCTGGTGCCCTTGATGATGCTGCAGTGACAGAGTCTCTGGAATTGCACAAGATAAAAAATCGCCAATGGTCTATTTTTAAAACTTCTGCCATAAAAGGCGAAGGACTTTTTGAGGGCCTGGACTGGTAAGTTGAATAAATTTGCAGGGTTTTAGGTCTGTACTAATTCATAAGGAAAGAGGCATCTGCAATATGAAATGTTATTCTGCTGTGCTGTACTGTATTAATGGCCTTGACTTCTTATGCAGGCTGAGCAATACACTCAAGTCTGGAGGTGGCTAAAGGTATCAGCCTCAACCAATTTGATAATTAGATCGATTGGTGAATTCAAAAGAAGGGTTAACATGTGTAGTTTGTATGAAATTTCACCGCTGAATTGACGTCATAATATATCATTATTATTCAATTCTCATACACATGTATTTCAATCCCCCTTTTTGTGTTTTGAAGATTAAGGATATGAACGTTGGTCATTGATTGGTTTTGTTTACTGAACTTAGTTGGGTCCTTTTTGTATTTCTCAGTCCGTTTCTCGGAACCCTTCATATGCTAGTAAAGAAAATTGTTATAAGATTCTGTAATCGATAGCTTCATCATTTTTCATATGACTCGGGCTTATAACCTAATGGGTTGGGTGCGCGTGGCAGTCGGCAAATTATAACACTATGGTAGAGATTAGACTGACAATGCAGCCAGAAGCCACTATTTCAAACCAAGGTGgcaattttgaattaatttttaatgtatcAGAATTCAGTAACAACTTCGTAAGCGATCATGGAAAGTCATCAACAATTGGCTTAACTAAAACCGATACCAACtgaaaaagaaaggggaaaaAGATTTACTTGGCCTCCATAAATGTTGAAAAGAATAAGCTATTTTTAAcctttcatttaatttatttcagtAACTATTACTTTCATAAATGACTTGTTTTAAAGAATCTAACTATGAAAGTTAGCAGTTCTAAGAAAGTGTGACAAGATTGAAGTGGGAAGCCAAGCCTTGGTAGGTTTCTGTTACTCAGTTTACTCAGCTAAGGCTGTAAGACTATCGTGCTCAGTTTCAGAATTGACTACTGAGACACCCATTTCCACGATCATTCATACCTAATTTACTATGGCTTACGCATATTTAGGTTAAATTCTTaagcaaataaataatatcataGTATATTTTCCCTTTCCCTGTGCATGCTTAGTTGTATAACTTAGATGGATGTCGGCTCATACACACATGATTCAGATGAAATCAAATCTCTGGTCTCTAGATGAATGAATTCATCATTTTCATTTGTTTAATCATAAGTTTACCAGATACCACTCTACCCGGCCTTATCTAGCTAAATCATTGTGGAGAAACACTAATTGATTGGGGGCGG
Above is a genomic segment from Arachis stenosperma cultivar V10309 chromosome 1, arast.V10309.gnm1.PFL2, whole genome shotgun sequence containing:
- the LOC130971188 gene encoding ADP-ribosylation factor 1; the encoded protein is MGLVFTKLFSSLFGNKEARILVLGLDNAGKTTILYRLQMGEVVSTIPTIGFNVETVQYNNIKFQVWDLGGQTSIRPYWRCYFPNTQAIIYVVDSSDTDRLVIAKEEFHAILEEEELKGAVVLIFANKQDLPGALDDAAVTESLELHKIKNRQWSIFKTSAIKGEGLFEGLDWLSNTLKSGGG